TTACCTTTTCTCATATGCAAACAGAAATCAGCCACTAACAATAAATCGACGGAAGATGTACATTCACTCGGTTGGTCCGGTTCTGTTTTTGCTTTCAGGGCTTTCGCAAATTCCTATGCGATTACACCTCATTCAGGTCTCTCGGTCAAAGTCGTCGATATTGTATCGGATCAGGAAAAATGGAGATTCAACAAGTTTTGGGAAGGTGACAATGTAGGAGAAGGAAGCACGGCGGAATACGTTCCTACAACCGACGAGTCCGCCTGGGAAATCGTAACGGAAGAAGTTATCTCTCATATAAAAAAATCCTATATTAAAAATCTGGAATCATCTCCTCACTTCAATCAATCTTATGATAACTTCCCGCTCTATATGGACAATTTGGACGGTGATACATTTACCGCGGATCTCATACTAAATAAAAAAGAAAATACCTACAAGATAATCGTAGTATCGAAAAATAAGGGTATCAAAGTTGTTTCTGAAAAAAAGATAGAACCTTCGACTTTTAGTGAATTCAATGTATTAGGATATTTTTTGAATCCCAAAAGGGATCGTATCGCCATACTGATCAAAGAATCTCTGGGAGGGGGAGAACCCTATTTGCCCGACTATTTCGTAGTAGGTTGTTTGCTTACCTCAGGATTTAAGAAATGAAATCCAATACGACAAAGAACACAGGTTATTCGACAAAGTTCAAAACCGTCGATGAATATATAAAATCCTTCCCGGAAGATACTCAAAAAATCCTATCCCAAATGAGAACTCTGGTTAAAAATCTGGCACCGGATGCAAAGGAAAAAATAAGTTATAACATGCCCGCCTTTGAATTGAACGGAATCCTGATTTATTACGCCGCATATAAAAAACATTTCGGATTTTATCCCACGTCAAATGTGATTGAAACATTCAAAGATGAATTATTATCGTATAAATTTTCGAAAGGTGCGATACAATTTCCTCTGGACAAACCTTTGCCGAAAGGACTGATCACTAAAATTGTTAAATTCAGAATAAAAGAAAATTTGAAGAAAGGTAAGTAGGAAAAGGTTTGCATTCCAAAGGATAATCACATGGATAAATTCAATTTGGAAAAAGATATAAATGTTTTTTGCGTAACTGCGATCTCGTTTCCGGACGGGGTAATGGATGCACATAACAAGCTTCATTCTCTGATCAAACCTTCAAAGGAAAGAAGGTACTTTGGAATCTCACGCCCAGACAAAGATACGATCGTCTACAAAGCCGCTGCCGAAGAAATGGAAGAAGGAGAAGCGGACAAATTGTCCTGCGAACGGTTTGTAATCAAAAAGGGAGAGTTCATTTGTTTGACCATTAAGGATTTTATGGAGGATGTTCAAAGCATTGAGAATGCATTTAGAAAGTTGATTTCGCGCGATGATATAGATCCTAACGGATATTGTCTTGAATGGTATTTGAATGAAAAAGACGTGAGATGTATGGTCGGATTAAAATCATAAAAAATCACGCGGAAGATGTCCAATTTTTGAAATCTCGATTGATATAGGAGTGTAATTCCATTCAATTAAGGGGTAAAACAAAATGAACGAATTCGTATTACTATTCCGCATGGACATCAAAACCAAAGAAGCGCAACCTTCACCGGAACAAATGCAAGTGTACATGAAAAAGTGGCAAGACTGGATCGGGGGCATCGCAGCCCAAAACAAATTGGCCGAAGGAGGCAATCACTTGTCTTCCGACGGTAAAGTAGTAAAATCAAATAATATTGTAACCGACGGCCCTTATGCTGAAATCAAGGAATCAATCGCAGGTTATATTATCATAAAAGTAAAAAACTACGAAGAGGCGGTGAAGATTGCAAAAGATTGCCCAATTCTACAAGGAGAAGGAAATAGTGTGGAAGTGAGAAAAATCGATTCGCTTGATACCAACGACTAAGATAAAAAAATACCTCTACAACCGTAGAGGTATTTCCTTATGAAAAATCAGGAATTGATTCCGCATTTGTTTAGAACGGAATACAGAAAAATCGTTTCGGTTCTTTGCAGACATATCGGATTCGAACAAATAGACATTGCCGAAGATATCGCAAGTGATACTTTTCTCACCGCATCGGAAACATGGGGATTGAAAGGTGTTCCGCAGAATCCGGCGGCTTGGCTTTATCATGTTGCAAAGAATAAAGCCAAAAACCATCTGCAACGTAGTTCTATCTTCGAAAATAAGATTGTTCCCGAATTGAAAAAAAATTACTCCGATTCATCGGAAAAGGAAATCGATTTATCCCCGGAAAATATATATGATAGTCAATTGCAAATGATGTTTGCCGTTTGCCATCCTTCAGTCTCGGCGGAAGCGCAGATCGGACTAGCCCTTCGTATTCTTTGCGGTTTCGGAATCGAAGAAATCGCGGATGCGTTTTTATCAAACAAAGATACAATCAACAAACGATTGTTCCGTGCCAAAGAAAAATTGAAGGAAGAAAAGATCAAAATCGAACTTCCCGAGTTGCAGGAAATAGAAGAACGATTGAAAACGGTTTTAACAACGATTTATCTATTGTTCAATGAAGGATATTATTCCATGAGTGCGAACAAAACTCTTCGCAAAGACCTTTGTGTGGAAGCAATTCGTTTGTGCAATATGCTTGTTGAAAACGAACATACCGACAAACCTCAGGTAAATGCATTGCTTTCCTTGATGTGTTTTCATGCTTCCCGGTTTGAGGCAAGACAAAACGATAACGGTGAACATATATTATACGAAGATCAGGATAAAAATCTTTGGAATACCGAATTAATCAATAAAGGAGAATATTTTTTTACCCGTGCGACAACAGGGAATAAAATTTCAAAATATCATTTGGAAGCTGCGATTGCCTATTGGCACACTCAAAAGACGGAAACAAAAGAAAAATGGGAAAATATTTTACAGCTTTACAATCGGTTATTGCAGATGGAATATTCGCCTATTGCTGCACTGAACAGAACATTTGCTCTCTCCAAGGCAAACGGAAAAGAAGAAGCAATCCGAGAAGCGGAAAAACTAAATATGACGGACAATCATTTTTACTTTACCTTGCTCGGCGAACTTTATACCGGCATTGATAACAACAAAGCGAAACTGAATTTTCAAAATGCTCTCACGCTTGCGAAAACGGGATCGGACAAGTCGGCAATTCGGAAAAAAATCGATAACTTATGACCTTTCTTCGCAGACTCACAATACTAACTGCTATCATGACCGGTTGTTCCTTTTTTCTTGCGGGACTCGTAGCATATTATATTTTGCATAGGGACTCGGTGTTAAGGGAAGAATGTTTCGCCAGGAATGAACCGGATATCAATTGCAATCTGATCGGAGAATGGAGTATCATCACAGTTCCCATGATGGTAATCATCACTAACTGGATCTCCGGTTTGATCATTTCCGTTATCGCTTATTTTTTACTTCCCCGCGATGGCAAACAGCATTTTTATACTTCTTTGATTGCCGTTCTGTTACATTCCTTATTGGTTTTCATCATTTATCTACCGATCATTTCATTGATGTAAACTTAACTTCTATTATATTCAAAACCAAACGGCAGGATACTTTCGATGATAAACAAGATTGTTGACCAGTATCGCATTTAAGATAAATTCCGGCCCTGAGTGCCCCAAAAAACTCCGATCAATGTAGTCGCGCCTCCAGGAGGATGAACCGTATGAGTGAGATACATGGCAAGTATGGACCAGATGGAAATAATACCGCTGATAAAACTCCAGATGGCAAATTTAACGGAAAGTCGGATTCTAATTACAACTTTGAATCCAACATTAAAAATGTAAATGTGATTACGATTTTTTCTTATCCTTCCGACTTCTCGCTTACAGACTCCAAATAATCCCGTAACGAATAATAGGAAGACCATAGTACTTTTTTATCTCTAAAACTTTTTGCCAAGCCGAAAGATCCTTCATGAACGGCAACAATGAATTCAGCAATCTTTCTCGGATCGGATTTTTTCTTCAGATAACCGTCGTTTTGTGCTTTTTCCAAATAACCTTCCAATCCTTCTATCCATAACCTCATCACTGAATGAAGTTTTTCTCCGAATTCGGCATCTACTGCCGACATCTCCTGAGTCAGATTATTAATTGCACAACCATACGTCAGAAAATCATCGGAAACGGTTTCGATGAATTTTCTATATCGACTGATGATTCCTTGTATGGGATTTTTATAAGCGGCTAAAGGAAATATCCAAGTTTCCAAAGTTACCTTTTTGATAACTTCATCCACCAAAGCGTAACCCAAATCATTCTTGGTCGCAAAATAATGAAAAAAAGCACCGGTCGTCAAATCCGTCTTAGCGACGATGTCCCGAATACTGACTCCCTGGAACCCTTTCCGATATACTTCTCCGAATGCCACTTCAATAATATGGGCCCTTGTTTTCTCCGGATCTCTTGTCTTTTTCACCAAATCTTAACCTTTTTTGATTTTCATTATATCACTTGATATGTCGATGATATATTTTTCTTTAATTTTATTAGAAATTTATACAATAAAGTAAAAATTCCCGGACAGGCTTCAGTTTTTCGCTTTACAACATATCAATTGATATGTTATTTAGATCGCTACGGACCCATTTAGGACGTTCAACTTAAATAAATCTACAGTCAAAAAAAAAATCAAAAGGAATAAAAACATGAGAATAACACTTATTATACTGGGAGCGATCGCATTTGCGGTAATCCTTCTGTGCATATTTGCACCAACGGATTTTAAATTGGAAAGAAATATCACAATCAACAAACCCAGGAACATAGTTTTCGCGGAAATCAAACTTTTAAAGAATCATTCCAAATGGAATGCATGGCTAAAAAAAGATCCGTCCGCGAAGATAGAATACAAAGGTACGGATGGTACGGTTGGTTTTATTTCGTCTTGGGAAAGCGAAAACCAGGAATTGGGAACCGGTGAACAAGAGATCGTAACTATCGCGGAAGGAGAAAGATTGGACATGCAACTCAGATTCAAAAAACCGATGGAGGGCAAACTTGCTTCTTATATAACGACCGAATCTCTGGGAGAAAACCAAACAAAAGTTACAGTTGGTATGTATGATAAAATGCCTATCCCTATGAACGCAATCCATCTGCTCGCAGACACATGCTTTGAAATTCAGAAAAAGATGACGGATAATATGGATACAGGTCTGAGCGATTTGAAGGTTTTATTGGAAAAGTAAATTCCGGAACACTGATTTGTCGTAGGTACCACAAATAATTCTACCATATAAGCAAATACACTCCTGCTTATGTGGTAGGTACCACAAAACCGCAGGGCCCCTCTCTCTTTTCGTTTCTTTTTTCCATTTTTCCCTTGACGGAATATTCGTGTTGACCGTATTTTACCAAAAGGTTAATTAACCATATGGTTCAATATACTTCTACTCCCGACCAACTGAGTCTCACATTCGCGGCCCTGGCAGATCCGACCCGTCGACAGATCCTCTCCACATTAAAATCAGGAGAGGTGTCCGTAAAAGAGCTAGCGGAACCTTTTTCCATGAGTTTACCCGCGATCACAAAACATCTGAAGGTATTGGAAAAAGCAGGGCTCATTTCCCGGGGCAAAGAAGCACAATGGCGCCCTGCTCGACTGGAAGTAGGTCCTTTGATCGAAGTGGCAACCTGGGTAGACAAATACAGAGAATTTTGGGAAAAGAGTTTCGATCGTTTGGAAGAGTATTTACTAGAACTACAAAAAAAGGAAAAAGAAAAGGACTAAAAGTCACAGGAGAATATATGAACAAAGAAAAAATCAAAACCATCGCGTATTGGGTCATTACGATCCTAATTGGAGCAAACTACTTGTTTGCAGGATTCATTTACCTCACAAGAAACCCTGAGGTCGTTGCGGGAATGAGCCAATTGGGATATCCTTCGTATTTCCCTCTC
The nucleotide sequence above comes from Leptospira kobayashii. Encoded proteins:
- a CDS encoding iron chaperone; the encoded protein is MKSNTTKNTGYSTKFKTVDEYIKSFPEDTQKILSQMRTLVKNLAPDAKEKISYNMPAFELNGILIYYAAYKKHFGFYPTSNVIETFKDELLSYKFSKGAIQFPLDKPLPKGLITKIVKFRIKENLKKGK
- a CDS encoding HPP family protein, yielding MVFLLFVTGLFGVCKREVGRIRKNRNHIYIFNVGFKVVIRIRLSVKFAIWSFISGIISIWSILAMYLTHTVHPPGGATTLIGVFWGTQGRNLS
- a CDS encoding YciI family protein, which produces MNEFVLLFRMDIKTKEAQPSPEQMQVYMKKWQDWIGGIAAQNKLAEGGNHLSSDGKVVKSNNIVTDGPYAEIKESIAGYIIIKVKNYEEAVKIAKDCPILQGEGNSVEVRKIDSLDTND
- a CDS encoding ArsR/SmtB family transcription factor; translated protein: MVQYTSTPDQLSLTFAALADPTRRQILSTLKSGEVSVKELAEPFSMSLPAITKHLKVLEKAGLISRGKEAQWRPARLEVGPLIEVATWVDKYREFWEKSFDRLEEYLLELQKKEKEKD
- a CDS encoding TetR/AcrR family transcriptional regulator, whose translation is MKKTRDPEKTRAHIIEVAFGEVYRKGFQGVSIRDIVAKTDLTTGAFFHYFATKNDLGYALVDEVIKKVTLETWIFPLAAYKNPIQGIISRYRKFIETVSDDFLTYGCAINNLTQEMSAVDAEFGEKLHSVMRLWIEGLEGYLEKAQNDGYLKKKSDPRKIAEFIVAVHEGSFGLAKSFRDKKVLWSSYYSLRDYLESVSEKSEG
- a CDS encoding transcriptional regulator codes for the protein MDKFNLEKDINVFCVTAISFPDGVMDAHNKLHSLIKPSKERRYFGISRPDKDTIVYKAAAEEMEEGEADKLSCERFVIKKGEFICLTIKDFMEDVQSIENAFRKLISRDDIDPNGYCLEWYLNEKDVRCMVGLKS
- a CDS encoding SRPBCC family protein — translated: MRITLIILGAIAFAVILLCIFAPTDFKLERNITINKPRNIVFAEIKLLKNHSKWNAWLKKDPSAKIEYKGTDGTVGFISSWESENQELGTGEQEIVTIAEGERLDMQLRFKKPMEGKLASYITTESLGENQTKVTVGMYDKMPIPMNAIHLLADTCFEIQKKMTDNMDTGLSDLKVLLEK
- a CDS encoding RNA polymerase sigma factor gives rise to the protein MKNQELIPHLFRTEYRKIVSVLCRHIGFEQIDIAEDIASDTFLTASETWGLKGVPQNPAAWLYHVAKNKAKNHLQRSSIFENKIVPELKKNYSDSSEKEIDLSPENIYDSQLQMMFAVCHPSVSAEAQIGLALRILCGFGIEEIADAFLSNKDTINKRLFRAKEKLKEEKIKIELPELQEIEERLKTVLTTIYLLFNEGYYSMSANKTLRKDLCVEAIRLCNMLVENEHTDKPQVNALLSLMCFHASRFEARQNDNGEHILYEDQDKNLWNTELINKGEYFFTRATTGNKISKYHLEAAIAYWHTQKTETKEKWENILQLYNRLLQMEYSPIAALNRTFALSKANGKEEAIREAEKLNMTDNHFYFTLLGELYTGIDNNKAKLNFQNALTLAKTGSDKSAIRKKIDNL